From a single Falco rusticolus isolate bFalRus1 chromosome 17, bFalRus1.pri, whole genome shotgun sequence genomic region:
- the ETNK2 gene encoding ethanolamine kinase 2 isoform X2: MADAVLVRVYGRKTELFVDRETELRNFQVLRAHGCAPDLYCAFQNGLCYQFLPGIALGPDHVRDPHIFRLVAQEMARVHAIHANGSLPKPILWQKLHKYLTLVKTDLSPKVSNPSLQQDVPSLEMLEHELAWMKETLSQLGSPVVLCHNDLLCKNIIYDGTQEHVRFIDYEYTGYNYQAFDIGNHFNEFAGVKEVDYRLYPSKETQLQWLRSYLQAYKQLTQGDRGGTGVSEEELEALYVQVNKFSLASHFLWGCWGLIQDKYSTIDFNFLRYAKLRFKEYFKMKPVVTALQISK, translated from the exons ATGGCAGACGCGGTGCTGGTCCGTGTCTACGGCAGGAAGACGGAGCTGTTCGTGGACCGGGAGACAGAGCTGAGGAACTTCCAGGTGCTGCGTGCCCATGGCTGCGCCCCCGACCTCTACTGCGCCTTCCAGAATGGGCTCTGCTACCAGTTCCTGCCGGGCATCGCGCTGGGACCCGACCACGTGCGGGACCCTCACATCTTCAG GCTGGTGGCCCAGGAGATGGCCCGGGTACATGCCATCCACGCCAACGGGAGCCTCCCCAAGCCCATCCTCTGGCAGAAGCTGCACAAATACCTCACCCTCGTGAAGACGGATCTCAGCCCAAAGGTATCCAACCCCAG cctccagcaggaCGTGCCCAGCCTGGAGATGCTTGAACATGAGCTGGCCTGGATGAAGGAAACTCTCTCCCAGCTGGGGTCCCCCGTCGTGCTTTGCCACAACGACCTGCTCTGCAAGAACATCATCTATGACGGGACACAAG AGCACGTTCGCTTCATAGACTACGAGTACACTGGCTACAACTACCAGGCTTTCGACATTGGAAACCACTTTAATGAGTTTGCAG GCGTGAAGGAGGTGGATTACCGCCTCTACCCCAGCAAGGAGAcccagctgcagtggctgcGCTCCTACCTGCAGGCCTACAAGCAGCTCACCCAGGGGGACCGAGGAGGCACGGGGGTGTCTGAGGAAGAGCTGGAGGCTCTCTACGTGCAAGTGAACAAGTTTTCTTTG GCATCCCATTTCctctggggatgctggggccTGATCCAGGATAAATACTCTACCATAGACTTTAACTTCTTAAG ATATGCAAAGCTAAGGTTTAAAGAGTACTTCAAGATGAAGCCGGTGGTCACAGCCCTGCAGATCTCTAAATAG
- the ETNK2 gene encoding ethanolamine kinase 2 isoform X1, with protein MGRGSGSAELGMAAPPGRCPDCPGPERGGGGAPAVPHLGIAVDEGDVLPGALRLMRELRPGWEPARVKTKLFTDGITNKLVACYTDEGMADAVLVRVYGRKTELFVDRETELRNFQVLRAHGCAPDLYCAFQNGLCYQFLPGIALGPDHVRDPHIFRLVAQEMARVHAIHANGSLPKPILWQKLHKYLTLVKTDLSPKVSNPSLQQDVPSLEMLEHELAWMKETLSQLGSPVVLCHNDLLCKNIIYDGTQEHVRFIDYEYTGYNYQAFDIGNHFNEFAGVKEVDYRLYPSKETQLQWLRSYLQAYKQLTQGDRGGTGVSEEELEALYVQVNKFSLASHFLWGCWGLIQDKYSTIDFNFLRYAKLRFKEYFKMKPVVTALQISK; from the exons ATGGGCCGCGGCTCCGGCAGCGCGGAGCTGGGCAtggccgcgccgcccggccgcTGCCCCGACTGCCCGGggccggagcggggcggcgggggggccccCGCCGTGCCCCACCTCGGCATTGCGGTGGACGAGGGCGACGTGCTGCCCGGGGCGCTGCGGCTCATGCGGGAGCTGAGACCCGGCTGGGAGCCGGCCAGGGTGAAGACCAAG CTCTTCACCGATGGCATCACCAACAAGCTGGTGGCCTGCTACACGGACGAGGGCATGGCAGACGCGGTGCTGGTCCGTGTCTACGGCAGGAAGACGGAGCTGTTCGTGGACCGGGAGACAGAGCTGAGGAACTTCCAGGTGCTGCGTGCCCATGGCTGCGCCCCCGACCTCTACTGCGCCTTCCAGAATGGGCTCTGCTACCAGTTCCTGCCGGGCATCGCGCTGGGACCCGACCACGTGCGGGACCCTCACATCTTCAG GCTGGTGGCCCAGGAGATGGCCCGGGTACATGCCATCCACGCCAACGGGAGCCTCCCCAAGCCCATCCTCTGGCAGAAGCTGCACAAATACCTCACCCTCGTGAAGACGGATCTCAGCCCAAAGGTATCCAACCCCAG cctccagcaggaCGTGCCCAGCCTGGAGATGCTTGAACATGAGCTGGCCTGGATGAAGGAAACTCTCTCCCAGCTGGGGTCCCCCGTCGTGCTTTGCCACAACGACCTGCTCTGCAAGAACATCATCTATGACGGGACACAAG AGCACGTTCGCTTCATAGACTACGAGTACACTGGCTACAACTACCAGGCTTTCGACATTGGAAACCACTTTAATGAGTTTGCAG GCGTGAAGGAGGTGGATTACCGCCTCTACCCCAGCAAGGAGAcccagctgcagtggctgcGCTCCTACCTGCAGGCCTACAAGCAGCTCACCCAGGGGGACCGAGGAGGCACGGGGGTGTCTGAGGAAGAGCTGGAGGCTCTCTACGTGCAAGTGAACAAGTTTTCTTTG GCATCCCATTTCctctggggatgctggggccTGATCCAGGATAAATACTCTACCATAGACTTTAACTTCTTAAG ATATGCAAAGCTAAGGTTTAAAGAGTACTTCAAGATGAAGCCGGTGGTCACAGCCCTGCAGATCTCTAAATAG